A segment of the Vespula pensylvanica isolate Volc-1 chromosome 9, ASM1446617v1, whole genome shotgun sequence genome:
TTTGTGTAACATATATTCAGAATATCAAATACGTATTCTTGGAAAACCAGATACTGAGGATGACATTCCAGAATATAATGATGTGTTCAGGGATGATTcggtaaatattaaatataattctttttttttcaatttgatataataatataatcatatcCATTATTTTTAGTCAGAAGATGAAAATGCTTCAAATGATAACTCTGATGATGGTGATAGTGAACCTAGAGAGGTAAAAAGACGTAGATTAAATGAAGAAGATCTAAtaaagagacaagaaaaaagattgtggGCTGAAAATAGAGCgacaattctttttaattattcacaaTATAGCTATTATGGAAAAtctgtatgtattatatagacAAAATACATGATATGattatagtatttatttttacaatgttAATTTATAGAGTGCAGTACTTATTTTTGAAATGGCTTGGCACATGTCTAAAGATAATTTGGACATGTTATGGTGGGCTATAATTGGTTCAACAGAACAGGCCATTCTTAGCAAAGTAGAATCACAAACAAGCATACTCGAAGAAGGTACACTTCAATCACATGTTTCAAGACTAACTCATAAACAAGGTATAAATACTGATAAACAACAAGAACAGAGTGTAGTTAGAATAACTTATGATAAAGAGTAtccttttatgtatattattttaagttcAATAGAATAAAGTGCAATAAGTATTTTTCTTATGGAATCTGTAGTCTTCGACTTGTACTTTATCGTCATTGGACTGTTGAGGCAAGTCTTAGACATTCAATACCAACTGCAGTATCGCTACGACTTTGGTCTATTAGGGGAGAACAACGTTTGAAAGAACTTTTAGCAGAAATGGGATTACCATTAGCGCAATCAAGACAACGTTTCACTGCTATGGATCTCACACTTAGACAGGAATTTAGACAAATGGTAGAAAAATTAGCTGGAAAATACAATGTTGATAGAATTATTGGTACTAGTTTCACATTACAATATGgttatcgatttaaatattgtGCGTCCGATATAGTTTATGCAATGCTAGCTTTAATGGAATCTACTGTGagtaattattgtttttgtatttagattaaatcgaaagtttgattatttatcgatattcatattttatagacaaaagaaagattacCACAGCGTTGTTTCTTGGATGCATTGGATTGTTTATCACGCACAAAAAAGGAGCTCTTAGAAAATGGTATAGAGAAAGCCAAACTTATGCTTAGCAACATTTTTAAGACTGCACAAGTTATACTAGAAATGAagcaaattataaatactggttcatttctttatattgtTGTTCCGGATGGTACATTAGATAGTCGTTTGTTTGCTCATCCTCATCCATTAATCA
Coding sequences within it:
- the LOC122631428 gene encoding cell division control protein 45 homolog isoform X1, giving the protein MFVPNLEKEFYNVIQRDRCLLLVNFDIDAICACRILQQLFKNDNILYTLVPVQGIQDMVQAIEENCEEVKNIIMINCGGTIDLVELLQPPESITFFIIDSHRPYDLCNIYSEYQIRILGKPDTEDDIPEYNDVFRDDSSEDENASNDNSDDGDSEPREVKRRRLNEEDLIKRQEKRLWAENRATILFNYSQYSYYGKSSAVLIFEMAWHMSKDNLDMLWWAIIGSTEQAILSKVESQTSILEEGTLQSHVSRLTHKQGINTDKQQEQSVVRITYDKDLRLVLYRHWTVEASLRHSIPTAVSLRLWSIRGEQRLKELLAEMGLPLAQSRQRFTAMDLTLRQEFRQMVEKLAGKYNVDRIIGTSFTLQYGYRFKYCASDIVYAMLALMESTTKERLPQRCFLDALDCLSRTKKELLENGIEKAKLMLSNIFKTAQVILEMKQIINTGSFLYIVVPDGTLDSRLFAHPHPLIMLAQFILKAHVHSSKSKRAREWPLVATASFSPEEATCLIIGIPPICEDQPRSLFGKAFEQAAKNTGSYINADYFDTTIVRLKVEERPKFFDALAALLT
- the LOC122631428 gene encoding cell division control protein 45 homolog isoform X2 → MFVPNLEKEFYNVIQRDRCLLLVNFDIDAICACRILQQLFKNDNILYTLVPVQGIQDMVQAIEENCEEVKNIIMINCGGTIDLVELLQPPESITFFIIDSHRPYDLCNIYSEYQIRILGKPDTEDDIPEYNDVFRDDSSEDENASNDNSDDGDSEPREVKRRRLNEEDLIKRQEKRLWAENRATILFNYSQYSYYGKSSAVLIFEMAWHMSKDNLDMLWWAIIGSTEQAILSKVESQTSILEEGTLQSHVSRLTHKQGINTDKQQEQSVVRITYDKDLRLVLYRHWTVEASLRHSIPTAVSLRLWSIRGEQRLKELLAEMGLPLAQSRQRFTAMDLTLRQEFRQMVEKLAGKYNVDRIIGTSFTLQYGYRFKYCASDIVYAMLALMESTTKERLPQRCFLDALDCLSRTKKELLENVATASFSPEEATCLIIGIPPICEDQPRSLFGKAFEQAAKNTGSYINADYFDTTIVRLKVEERPKFFDALAALLT